The following coding sequences lie in one Loxodonta africana isolate mLoxAfr1 chromosome X, mLoxAfr1.hap2, whole genome shotgun sequence genomic window:
- the LOC104847134 gene encoding E3 ubiquitin-protein ligase RNF168-like — MKMAVPADAVPSLLQCQCQICLEILFEPVTLPCNHTVCNPCFQSTLEKANLCCPFCRRRISSWARYHTRRNSLVNMELWETIQKYYPKECELRARGQDAGEIIDDCQPVRVLSLPGELRREYEEAVRKMEAERRAQQEEESKASEEYIKKLLAEEEEEEKREQAEKRKRKTEEQRKRAEQLAGKLTVNVNRLCEGSNSASPSNSRRSNVVVIKPRKKSKSYQRMCVGKGS, encoded by the coding sequence ATGAAAATGGCCGTGCCTGCAGACGCCGTCCCTTCGTTGTTGCAGTGCCAGTGCCAGATATGCCTGGAAATCCTATTTGAACCTGTAACGCTGCCGTGTAACCACACAGTCTGTAATCCGTGCTTTCAGTCGACTCTTGAAAAGGCCAATTTATGCTGTCCCTTCTGTCGCCGCCGGATCTCTTCGTGGGCCCGCTATCATACCCGAAGAAATTCCCTTGTCAATATGGAACTGTGGGAAACAATTCAGAAATACTACCCAAAAGAATGCGAGCTTAGAGCCCGTGGACAAGACGCAGGGGAAATCATTGATGACTGTCAGCCAGTGCGCGTACTAAGTTTGCCTGGCGAATTAAGAAGAGAGTATGAGGAAGCGGTgaggaagatggaggcagagcgTCGAGCTCAACAGGAAGAAGAAAGCAAGGCAAGcgaagaatatataaagaaattattggcggaggaggaagaagaggaaaaaagggaacaagcagaaaaaaggaaaagaaaaacggAAGAGCAACGGAAAAGGGCTGAACAACTGGCAGGAAAACTAACTGTTAACGTTAACAGACTCTGTGAGGGAAGTAACTCCGCTTCTCCCTCAAATTCCAGAAGATCTAATGTGGTCGTAATCAAGCCACGAAAGAAAAGTAAGAGCTATCAAAGAATGTGTGTAGGAAAGGGAAGTTAA